The Thalassotalea sp. 273M-4 genome includes a region encoding these proteins:
- the tadA gene encoding tRNA adenosine(34) deaminase TadA — protein MNQNSDQYFMQKAIELAKVAEQQGEIPVGAVLVCNDQIIGQGWNQSIQRHDPSAHAEMVAIRDAGPKLANYRMLDCTLYVTLEPCPMCSGLLVHSRIKRLVFGAKDLKTGSAGSVFNLVANDKLNHQVEVATQVMEEACSEMLSAFFKRRRDEKKALKQAKKAQQKNENG, from the coding sequence ATGAATCAAAATTCAGATCAGTATTTTATGCAAAAAGCCATCGAACTGGCAAAAGTCGCCGAACAACAAGGTGAAATTCCAGTTGGGGCCGTCTTGGTATGCAATGATCAAATTATTGGTCAGGGTTGGAATCAGTCAATTCAACGTCATGACCCTTCTGCCCATGCCGAGATGGTCGCTATTCGCGATGCGGGGCCTAAGCTGGCCAACTATAGAATGTTAGACTGTACCTTGTATGTCACTTTAGAACCTTGTCCTATGTGCTCTGGTTTGCTGGTTCATAGCCGCATTAAGCGTTTAGTCTTTGGTGCTAAAGATTTAAAAACAGGCTCTGCTGGTAGTGTCTTTAATTTGGTCGCTAATGATAAATTAAATCATCAAGTTGAGGTTGCTACCCAAGTCATGGAAGAGGCATGTAGCGAGATGTTGTCCGCTTTTTTTAAACGCCGCAGAGATGAAAAAAAAGCGTTAAAGCAAGCTAAAAAAGCGCAACAAAAAAACGAAAACGGTTAA